In Bombus fervidus isolate BK054 chromosome 13, iyBomFerv1, whole genome shotgun sequence, a single genomic region encodes these proteins:
- the Pds5 gene encoding cohesin associated factor B pds5 isoform X1, which yields MSEIVYPQGCRSVTEDLGPDELIRRLKTLAHTLQAMGQDEGMYQQYIPLALHLAEEHFLMHQSKDVQLLIACCIADVLRVYAPEAPYKDAEQVKTIFLFLIKQLAGLKDPKDPAFKRYFYLLENLAYVKSFNMCFELEDCQEIFCALFSLMFRIVNDEHSGKVKSFMLDVLCPLITESDIVSNELLDIILMNIVEPNKTQKKNAYLLAKELVIKCSDTLEPYIQAFFNHVLILGKEEKSLQICKKVYDLIYELNHICPSVLLSVLPQLECKLKSSSESERLGAVALLARMFSEKGSQLAVQHTQLWRAFLGRFNDISVSIRIKCVQYSMHFLLNHPELRKDITDTLKLRQHDADESVRYEVVMAIVTTARRDFEVVSDSEDLLEFVKERTLDKKFKIRKEAMAGLAMIYKKHLNDADVPQATKKAVTWIKDKILHGYYMAGMEDRLLVERLLNTCLVPYQLPAGERMKKLYHLLGTIDDHASKAFVELQKHQLAVRRAVVEWLEIVKKPDAMVELVAKIHQISRFLPDPMKVQEFIQKFSAHMRKDSVLLQGMETIVQPNVSCKECADTISMVLKKLGQPVMTNLYYNTIKMLLERVSSVMIDEEAIRVLIGYVLDCLKGGNVIEEVGLNPNNAGEKGLRLLVMLSFVFGPHFLHNDILMQLVHLLELEDEMVAPLVLSIFTFLGKYKPLCDVAPDIMNLMVPICKNFAETGTPKQAKQAVRCLFVNMTNIHDTIFPEIIERIKNSLTPTSEYYRTSIVTLGHIAYNLPEKYQVQIKNMVSRKIVKELLVKESSEQTADTIEGDWCREDQLPEETRCRLEGLKCMARWLLGLKTDVLSAQKTFRMLNAFVVNKGDLLQQGRLSKAEMSWLRLQAGCSMLKICEQKGVGDQFTAEQFYNLSQLMVDEVPQVREAFGSKLHKGLGRGIPNKCLPLDFMGYYALAGKEQDKRLKCVLKTYMQTDINKRRDYVKTLSLGTVERAMGKKLNSQLPHILPDYMLVFAVPILAHDPEFTSHLMVNQLKVIQQCLWFILEPLITKNEYYCYGFYKNLIERMKSHKDALKPEDNNMNYKLWAVCDLAMNVIYTKTTNFDMKEFPSETRIPTMYFKRADELLTNTRNYLPAEMQINMSSPKGKGSLHNTHSVSERPQRRAKSKQQKEVGIGPNETDARLQIGEVECIDAQPAEASETRIQLPGLEEEIEEPPAKRALRESDKVNK from the exons ATGTCGGAAATAGTTTACCCGCAAGGGTGCAGATCTGTCACAGAAGATCTGGGTCCAGATGAACTTATTAGGAGATTAAAG aCATTAGCTCATACATTACAAGCAATGGGTCAAGATGAAGGAATGTATCAACAATATATACCACTTGCATTACATTTGGCAgaagaacattttttaatgcatCAGAGTAAAGATGTACAACTTTTGATTGCATGTTGTATTGCTGATGTTTTGAGGGTTTATGCTCCAGAAGCTCCATATAAAGATGCAGAGCAG gttaaaacaaTATTCTTGTTTCTGATTAAACAATTAGCTGGACTAAAAGATCCAAAAGATCCCgcttttaaaagatatttttatcttctggAAAATTTAGCATATGTGAAATCATTTAATATGTGTTTTGAATTAGAGGACTGCCAAGAAATCTTTTGCGCACTTTTTTCTCTTATGTTTAGGATAGTAAA CGATGAACATTCTGGGAAAGTCAAAAGCTTTATGCTAGATGTATTATGTCCACTTATTACAGAATCAGACATTGTTAGCAATGAACTTCTAGATATCATACTTATGAACATTGTAGAACCAAACAaaacacaaaagaaaaatgcgtATTTACTTGCAAAAGAACTAGTGATTAAATGTAGTGATACATTAGAACCATACATTCAAGCA ttCTTCAACCATGTATTGATCTTGGGCAAAGAGGAGAAGAGCTTACAAATTTGCAAGAAAGTGTATGATTTAATTTATGAGTTGAATCACATATGTCCAAGCGTCTTGCTGTCCGTCCTACCACAATTAGAATGTAAACTAAAATCTTCCTCTGAATCCGAAAGATTGGGTGCTGTAGCATTATTAGCAAGAATGTTCTCTGAGAAAGGATCTCAGTTAGCTGTGCAACACACACAATTGTGGCGTGCATTTTTAGGAAGATTTAATGACATCAGTGTATCAATTCGTATCAAATGTGTGCAGTATTCaatgcattttttattaaaccatCCTGAACTGAGAAAGGATATTACTGATACGTTAAAGTTAAGACAACATGATGCAGATGAAAGTGTACGATATGAAGTTGTTATGGCTATAGTGACCACTGCTAGAAGGGATTTTGAAGTGGTATCAGACAGTGAAGATTTGTTAGAATTTGTTAAAGAAAGAACATTAGATAAAAAG TTTAAAATCAGGAAAGAAGCAATGGCAGGATTAGCAATGATATATAAGAAACATTTGAATGATGCAGATGTACCGCAAGCTACGAAAAAGGCTGTTACTtggataaaagataaaatattacatggTTATTATATGGCAGGAATGGAAGATAGATTACTAGTAGAAAGATTACTAAACACTTGTTTGGTACCTTACCAACTACCAGCTGgtgaaagaatgaaaaagttATATCATTTACTAGGTACAATTGATGATCATGCATCTAAAGCATTTGTAGAATTACAAAAGCATCAGCTTGC tgTACGAAGAGCAGTGGTTGAATGgttagaaattgtaaaaaagcCAGACGCCATGGTTGAACTTGTAGCTAAGATTCATCAGATATCTCGCTTTCTACCAGATCCTATGAAAGTTCAAGAATTTATACAGAAGTTCAGTGCTCACATGAGAAAAGATTCGGTTTTATTACAAGGAATGGAAACAATAGTTCAACCAAATGTTTCTTGTAAAGAGTGTGCAGATACAATAAGTATGGTTCTTAAAAAATTGGGTCAACCTGTCATGACGAATTTGTATTACAACACAATAAAAATGCTATTGGAAAGAGTTAGTTCTGTAATGATTGATGAAGAAGCAATTAGG GTTTTAATCGGATATGTATTAGATTGCTTAAAAGGTGGCAATGTAATAGAAGAAGTTGGACTTAATCCGAACAATGCAGGTGAAAAGGGGTTAAGGTTACTCGTG ATGCTTTCATTTGTGTTTGGTCCACATTTTCTTCATAATGATATTTTGATGCAACTTGTCCATCTTTTGGAATTGGAAGATGAAATGGTAGCACCGTTGGTTCTTTcgattttcacatttttaggGAAATATAAACCTTTATGTGATGTTGCACCGGATATTATGAACCTTATGGTTccaatatgtaaaaatttcgCAGAAACGGGAACACCAAAACAAGCAAAACAAGCTGTCAGgtgtttatttgttaatatgaCCAATATTCATGATACTATTTTCCctgaaattattgaaagaattaaaaatagtcTTACACCAACTTCAGAATATTATCGAACATCTATAGTTACATTAGGTCACATAGCTTATAATTTACCAGAAAAGTATCaagtacaaataaaaaatatggtGTCTAGGAAG ATAGTCAAGGAGTTATTAGTGAAAGAAAGCAGTGAACAAACTGCTGATACCATTGAGGGAGACTGGTGCAGGGAAGATCAATTACCTGAAGAAACACGTTGTAGATTAGAAGGATTGAAGTGCATGGCACGCTGGTTACTAGGATTGAAGACTGATGTGCTCTCTGCACAAAAAACGTTTAGAATGCTGAATGCATTTGTAGTAAACAAAGGAGATCTTTTGCAGCAGGGTCGTTTAAGTAAAGCAGAAATGAGTTGGTTGCGCTTACAAGCTGGTTGTTCAATGCTGAAGATTTGCGAACAAAAAGGTGTTGGTGATCAATTTACAGCAGAAcaattctataatttatcTCAGCTCATGGTG GATGAAGTTCCACAAGTGAGGGAAGCTTTTGGTAGCAAATTACATAAAGGACTTGGAAGAGGAATTCCAAACAAGTGTTTGCCACTAGACTTTATGGGTTATTATGCACTTGCTGGCAAAGAGCAGGACAAAAGATTAAAATGTGTTTTAAAAACTTATATGCAAactgatataaataaaaggagAGATTATGTTAAGACATTGTCATTGGGTACAGTGGAACGGGCCATGGGTAAGAAACTAAATA gtCAATTGCCTCACATTCTTCCTGATTATATGCTAGTATTTGCAGTCCCTATTCTTGCACATGATCCTGAATTTACAAGTCATTTGATGGTTAATCAGTTGAAAGTGATACAACAATGTTTGTGGTTTATATTAGAACCCcttataacgaaaaatgaatattattgttatggtttttataaaaatctcaTAGAACGAATGAAGAGTCATAAGGATGCTTTAAAACCTGAGgataataatatgaattat AAATTGTGGGCTGTTTGCGATTTGGCTATGAATGTGATATATACAAAAACGACAAATTTCGATATGAAAGAATTTCCAAGTGAAACACGAATTCCCACCATGTACTTCAAACGAGCGGATGAATTGCTGACTAACACTAGGAATTACTTACCTGCTGAAATGCAGATAAACATGTCGAGTCCTAAAGGAAAGGGTTCTCTTCATAATACACATTCTGTCAGTGAAAGACCACAACGTAGGGCTAAGTCCAAACAACAGAAGGAAGTGGGCATTGGGCCGAACGAAACTGATGCAAGG CTGCAAATTGGAGAAGTGGAATGTATTGATGCGcag CCAGCGGAAGCATCGGAAACTAGAATTCAATTACCTGGTTTAGAGGAAGAA aTTGAAGAACCACCAGCAAAGAGGGCATTAAGAGAATCAgacaaagtaaataaataa